Proteins found in one Bacillales bacterium genomic segment:
- a CDS encoding valine--tRNA ligase: MELPKKYDSQHTESNRYKFWLDGGFFKATGDESKEPFTIVIPPPNVTGKLHLGHAMENTMQDLLIRYKRMKGYDALYLPGMDHAGIATQAKVDAKLREEGISRHDLGRDKFLEKAWEWKHDYAKFIHEQWAKIGISVDYSRERFTLDEGLSKAVRKVFVHLYEKGWIYRGEYIINWDPATRTALSDIEVIYKEVKGAFYHMEYPLADGSGTIEIATTRPETMLGDTAIAVHPNDERYQHLIGKKAILPIIGRELEIVADDYVDMEFGSGAVKITPAHDPNDFEIGNRHHLKRILVMNEDGTMNENAGKYAGLDRFECRKQIVRDLQESGVLKRIEEHTHSVGHSERSGAVVEPYLSTQWFVRMKPLADRAIELQHSEDKVRFVPERFENTYLHWMENIRDWCISRQLWWGHRIPAWYHKDTGEMYVGMDAPADTENWRQDEDVLDTWFSSALWPFSTLGWPNEEASDYKRYYPTNVLNTGYDIIFFWVARMIFQGLEFTGQKPFDDVLIHGLVRDAKGRKMSKSLGNGVDPMEVIDQYGADALRYFLATGASPGNDLRFYWEKVEAAWNFANKIWNASRFALMNMEDMSYEDIDLSGSKSLADRWILSRLNETIREVSRYFDVYDFGEASKYLYSFIWDDVCDWYIEMAKLPLYGDDAKAKQTTRSVLAHVLDTTMRLLHPLMPFITEEIWQHLPHKGKSITIADWPEVDKAFNDKEAMKDFQQLKEVIRSVRNIRAEVNVPLSKKIELQIKTENDEYRRRLEQNRSYIENFCNPETLTISTDVKPSGKSMSAHLTGVTLYLPLAGLIDIDEEVKRLEKEREKLNNEVERVRKKLANENFVKKAPEHVVNEEREKEKDYLQKRQKVEERIAELKA, translated from the coding sequence ATGGAGTTACCGAAAAAATATGATTCGCAACACACGGAAAGCAATAGGTACAAGTTTTGGCTGGACGGAGGTTTCTTTAAAGCGACCGGAGATGAGTCGAAAGAACCGTTCACGATTGTCATTCCGCCGCCAAACGTCACCGGAAAACTGCATCTGGGTCATGCGATGGAAAATACGATGCAAGATTTGCTTATTCGGTACAAGCGTATGAAAGGTTACGACGCATTGTATTTGCCGGGCATGGACCATGCAGGCATTGCAACACAGGCGAAAGTGGACGCTAAGCTGCGGGAGGAAGGAATCAGCCGCCATGATCTCGGACGGGACAAGTTTCTTGAAAAAGCTTGGGAATGGAAACACGACTATGCCAAGTTCATTCACGAACAATGGGCGAAAATTGGCATTTCCGTCGACTATTCCCGCGAGCGGTTCACGCTTGACGAAGGTTTATCGAAAGCCGTTCGCAAAGTTTTCGTTCATTTGTACGAAAAAGGATGGATTTACCGCGGGGAATACATCATTAACTGGGATCCTGCGACGAGAACGGCACTTTCAGACATTGAAGTGATTTATAAGGAAGTCAAAGGTGCTTTCTATCATATGGAATATCCGCTTGCCGACGGCTCGGGGACGATTGAAATCGCAACGACTCGTCCGGAAACGATGCTTGGGGATACGGCGATCGCCGTTCATCCGAATGACGAACGTTACCAACATTTGATTGGCAAAAAAGCGATTTTGCCGATCATCGGAAGAGAGCTGGAAATCGTTGCCGACGATTATGTCGACATGGAATTTGGTTCCGGTGCGGTAAAAATTACCCCGGCGCACGATCCGAACGATTTTGAGATCGGCAACCGCCACCATTTGAAGCGAATTCTCGTCATGAACGAAGACGGCACGATGAACGAAAATGCCGGCAAATACGCAGGACTCGATCGCTTTGAATGCCGCAAACAAATCGTTCGCGATTTGCAGGAGAGCGGCGTGTTGAAGCGAATTGAAGAGCATACGCATTCAGTCGGACATTCCGAAAGGTCGGGAGCTGTCGTTGAACCGTATTTGTCCACGCAATGGTTCGTTCGGATGAAACCGCTCGCCGATCGGGCGATCGAATTGCAACATTCCGAAGACAAAGTGCGGTTTGTACCCGAGCGATTCGAAAATACGTATTTGCATTGGATGGAAAACATTAGGGACTGGTGCATTTCCCGACAATTATGGTGGGGGCATCGGATTCCCGCTTGGTATCATAAAGACACTGGTGAAATGTATGTCGGGATGGATGCCCCTGCGGATACAGAAAACTGGCGTCAAGATGAAGACGTGCTTGATACGTGGTTCAGTTCTGCGCTGTGGCCGTTTTCGACCTTAGGCTGGCCGAATGAAGAAGCATCAGATTACAAGCGTTACTACCCGACGAACGTGCTGAACACGGGGTATGACATCATTTTCTTCTGGGTGGCGCGCATGATTTTTCAAGGTCTCGAATTTACCGGCCAAAAGCCGTTCGATGATGTTCTCATTCATGGACTTGTTCGTGACGCAAAAGGCAGAAAAATGAGCAAGTCGCTCGGCAACGGCGTCGATCCGATGGAAGTCATCGATCAATACGGTGCCGATGCGCTGCGCTATTTCTTGGCAACCGGCGCTTCTCCCGGGAATGATTTGCGTTTTTATTGGGAAAAAGTTGAAGCGGCTTGGAACTTCGCTAATAAAATTTGGAATGCATCCCGTTTTGCACTCATGAACATGGAAGACATGTCGTATGAAGACATCGATCTTTCCGGAAGCAAATCATTGGCCGATCGCTGGATTTTATCGCGCCTGAATGAAACGATTCGCGAAGTTTCCCGTTATTTCGACGTGTATGATTTCGGTGAAGCCAGCAAGTATTTGTATTCTTTCATTTGGGATGACGTATGCGATTGGTACATTGAAATGGCGAAGCTGCCGCTGTATGGGGATGACGCGAAAGCGAAGCAAACGACGCGCTCTGTGCTTGCGCATGTGTTGGATACGACGATGAGGCTCCTGCACCCGTTAATGCCTTTTATTACCGAGGAAATATGGCAGCACTTGCCTCATAAAGGCAAGTCGATTACGATCGCGGACTGGCCGGAAGTCGATAAGGCTTTCAATGACAAGGAAGCGATGAAAGACTTTCAACAATTGAAAGAAGTGATCCGGAGCGTTAGAAACATTCGCGCGGAAGTGAATGTTCCGCTTTCAAAAAAAATCGAGCTGCAAATCAAGACGGAAAATGACGAGTATCGTCGGCGTCTCGAGCAAAATCGCTCCTATATAGAAAATTTCTGTAATCCAGAAACATTGACGATTTCCACAGATGTGAAACCATCCGGGAAATCGATGTCGGCGCATTTGACGGGAGTGACATTGTATTTGCCGCTTGCCGGTTTGATTGACATCGATGAAGAAGTCAAACGGCTTGAAAAAGAACGGGAAAAATTGAATAATGAAGTCGAACGCGTACGCAAGAAACTTGCTAACGAAAATTTTGTAAAAAAAGCGCCCGAGCATGTTGTTAACGAAGAACGTGAGAAAGAAAAGGATTATTTACAAAAACGACAAAAAGTCGAAGAACGCATTGCGGAATTAAAAGCATAA
- a CDS encoding folylpolyglutamate synthase/dihydrofolate synthase family protein, producing MLNTYEEAIEWIHGLLPHGVKPGLKRVEWMLSRLGHPERKLRSIHVGGTNGKGSTVTFLRSMMQEGGYRIGTFTSPYVEEFNERIAVNGESISNEDFLRAANRVKPLADELSESKFGSPTEFEAITVIAMLFFAETAYPDFVIFEVGLGGRLDSTNVIYPMLSVITNVGYDHTEILGDSLTSIAKEKAGIIKAGTGVVSGCEQPEVIDQIRKVCAEKKAKLYLPGNGFSFAHESSNTEGETFSYQSVFAKREQLSIRLKGAHQVKNAAIALMAVDYLNKYFALVLEENDIREGLKKAFWPGRFEAISSKPCVIVDGAHNPEGIRTLIETVRVTFPGNRVKILFAAATNKNTKEMLRLLNTLSSEIALTSFSFEKAQTAEYLRHEADFTPVISTDDWNKAFDHLLQGADEQTVILVTGSLYFISEVRKERRCVSRK from the coding sequence ATGTTGAACACTTACGAAGAAGCAATTGAATGGATACACGGTCTGCTGCCGCATGGGGTGAAGCCGGGGTTGAAACGGGTCGAATGGATGCTCAGCCGGCTCGGACATCCCGAGAGGAAGCTGCGTTCCATTCATGTAGGAGGGACGAACGGCAAGGGTTCGACGGTGACGTTTTTGCGAAGCATGATGCAGGAAGGCGGATACCGGATTGGAACGTTCACGTCGCCTTATGTAGAAGAGTTTAATGAACGAATCGCGGTGAACGGGGAGAGCATCAGCAATGAAGATTTCTTGCGGGCGGCGAACCGTGTGAAGCCGTTGGCGGATGAGCTGTCCGAAAGCAAATTCGGCTCGCCGACCGAATTTGAGGCGATTACGGTCATCGCCATGCTTTTTTTTGCGGAAACGGCTTATCCGGACTTCGTCATTTTCGAAGTCGGGCTCGGCGGGAGACTCGATTCGACAAACGTCATCTATCCGATGCTGAGCGTGATAACGAATGTCGGATATGATCATACGGAAATTCTCGGCGATTCGCTGACTAGCATCGCGAAAGAAAAAGCCGGCATCATCAAGGCGGGAACGGGTGTCGTCAGTGGTTGCGAGCAACCTGAGGTCATCGATCAAATCCGGAAGGTTTGCGCCGAGAAAAAGGCAAAATTGTATTTGCCGGGAAACGGGTTTTCGTTTGCGCACGAGTCATCGAACACGGAAGGTGAAACCTTTTCGTATCAATCGGTATTTGCCAAACGCGAACAACTGTCGATCCGTTTAAAAGGGGCCCACCAAGTGAAAAACGCCGCAATTGCCTTAATGGCCGTGGATTACTTGAACAAGTATTTTGCGCTTGTGCTTGAGGAAAACGACATTCGCGAAGGGTTAAAAAAAGCGTTTTGGCCGGGGCGGTTCGAAGCCATCTCCTCAAAACCGTGCGTCATTGTCGACGGCGCCCATAATCCGGAAGGCATACGCACGCTGATTGAAACGGTGCGTGTTACTTTTCCCGGAAACCGAGTAAAAATTTTATTCGCGGCGGCAACAAACAAAAACACAAAGGAAATGCTCCGTCTCCTGAATACGTTGTCGTCTGAAATTGCCTTGACGTCGTTTTCGTTCGAAAAGGCACAAACCGCTGAATATTTGCGGCACGAAGCGGATTTTACGCCAGTGATCTCAACGGATGACTGGAATAAAGCATTTGATCATTTGCTTCAAGGCGCGGATGAACAAACAGTGATCCTAGTGACCGGTTCTTTGTACTTCATTTCGGAAGTTCGAAAGGAGCGGCGATGTGTAAGCCGAAAATGA